In the Novosphingobium sp. 9U genome, AACTAAGACGGATATGTCACTCAACCTGAACTTCATCCTGGGATCTCTCGATCCGGGGAAGTCGACAACCGTCGTCTTCTATATGGGTGTGACTGACGACCTGGACGCGACGGTTGCGAAAATCGATGCGCTCGGCAATGAGCCGCGACCGACGCCGACTAACACCGCTCCCAATGCGATTGATGACGCGTTGACAATTATAGCTGGTGAGACCGGCCAAGGTAACGTCCTTACAAACGACAGGGACGCAGAAAAGGATACGCTCACGGCAACGCTAAAAGCCGGGCCGGAGCACGGTGTGGTCACCCTCAAAGCTGATGGTAGCTATGTCTACAAGGCCGATGCTGGCTATATTGGCGCGGACAGCTTCATCTACATTGCCTCGGATGGCAAGGTGTCAGATGTCGCTAAGGTTGCGATTACCGTTGCGCCGCCGCCGGTAACCTCTCCTGGGCTGCCCAATTCGCCTCTGCTTCCGCGCGGCACGATAAATGGCTCGGCTTCCACATCCGACGAGTTGGTCGGTTCAACGCAGCACAACAGCTTCTACTTCAACCTAGACGTCATGTCCGGCGACGATAGGATCGTCAATTTTGGCAACGATGATATCCTTGTCACGAAGGGTGCGTTGTACGACGGTAACGGTGATGGTGTAATTAGAATGGGCTCAAGGCTCAAGCTTGATGCCACAGGCGTCTCTGGCTCAGTCGCTATTTCTGGCCTATCGAGCCTACGTTTTCTAGGCACCGACGCCACCGGCCTTTCTGTTTATGCCGATGCCTCTAGTAAGCTGAAGCACTCAATTGAAGGCAGCATTGCTAACGATGTGCTTAGCGGCGACGTGGCTGATCTCGTGAAGGACACTTTTTTCTTCGATACAGCGCTTGATATCAATTTAGGCAATGACCGAATTGAGAACTTTGGTTCAAACGACGTGCTGGTTACCACTAGTGCACTTGCAACAACCTCTCTGGGCAGAGGAGGGATTGTCAAGCTAGTCGGCGGGTCAGGGAATGC is a window encoding:
- a CDS encoding Ig-like domain-containing protein yields the protein MAVSSKSVGNEIFLQGKFLAIGVNSSGDIGTRYSAPAGIEHDLTYRRVGLLADTDGFGTGEAAMRDAVVRGAPLEGFNIGYRTGGKTYIQSNQELAGLTEIAGDENNSSTSSVGQANWEGRTTENLAVDQKISLGENDKFIRFEIKLTNNSNSAMDDLRYMRTVDPDLASESYSTVNTIVKQGAGGALVTAGATSSSNPMFLYSTDARAIVTSYGFINENPYDAAVATRQGVGTVTKTDMSLNLNFILGSLDPGKSTTVVFYMGVTDDLDATVAKIDALGNEPRPTPTNTAPNAIDDALTIIAGETGQGNVLTNDRDAEKDTLTATLKAGPEHGVVTLKADGSYVYKADAGYIGADSFIYIASDGKVSDVAKVAITVAPPPVTSPGLPNSPLLPRGTINGSASTSDELVGSTQHNSFYFNLDVMSGDDRIVNFGNDDILVTKGALYDGNGDGVIRMGSRLKLDATGVSGSVAISGLSSLRFLGTDATGLSVYADASSKLKHSIEGSIANDVLSGDVADLVKDTFFFDTALDINLGNDRIENFGSNDVLVTTSALATTSLGRGGIVKLVGGSGNATDTMTPGEAGSIDLNGIDGRAVQHLDFDGSVVRGDVTYYLYSLAEAQQTNLITV